The following proteins come from a genomic window of Gossypium raimondii isolate GPD5lz chromosome 5, ASM2569854v1, whole genome shotgun sequence:
- the LOC105768394 gene encoding coniferyl alcohol acyltransferase: MGAKADFTVTVSKDETVAAVLPLQQHWLPLSNLDLLLPPVNVGVSFCYKKPESSIVSFTSMASVLKEAMAQALVYYYAFAGEVVANNVGEPELLCNNRGVDFVEAYADVELRDLDLHNPDESIEGKLVPQKKHGVLSVQATELRCGGIVVACTFDHRIADAYSANMFLVSWAEMARFKSISLVPSFQRSLMNPRRPGCIAPSLDHMYVPISSLPPPKQQRQSTDHLISRIYYITSEQLNEFQSLACTNGYKRTKLESFSAFLWKLIAVLAAKDGFNCTKMGIVVDGRVRLGEGDEEKASSMSCYFGNVLSIPFAGQRVSELIEKPLWWVANQVHDFLEQAVTREHFLGLIDWVEAHRPEPALSKIYSKGGEEGPAFVVSSGQRFPVSKVDFGWGRPVFGSYHFPWGGDSGYVMPMASPGREGDWVVYMHLLKRQLELIEAEASDVLRPLTSDYLELD, translated from the exons ATGGGCGCAAAAGCAGATTTCACGGTGACGGTGAGCAAGGATGAAACTGTGGCAGCAGTGTTACCATTGCAACAACACTGGCTACCACTCTCTAACCTTGACTTGCTTCTGCCTCCCGTCAACGTGGGAGTTTCTTTTTGTTACAAGAAACCAGAAAGCAGCATCGTGAGCTTCACTTCCATGGCCAGTGTTCTGAAGGAAGCCATGGCTCAGGCTCTGGTCTACTACTACGCCTTTGCGGGTGAGGTTGTGGCTAACAATGTGGGCGAGCCCGAGCTGCTTTGCAACAACCGTGGGGTGGATTTCGTAGAAGCTTATGCTGATGTTGAGCTTCGAGACCTCGACTTGCATAACCCTGATGAAAGCATTGAAGGCAAACTCGTACCTCAGAAGAAACATGGAGTGCTCTCAGTTCAG GCAACAGAACTTAGATGCGGCGGAATAGTGGTGGCATGCACATTTGATCATCGAATAGCAGATGCCTACTCAGCCAACATGTTTCTTGTATCATGGGCTGAAATGGCTCGATTCAAGTCAATCTCTTTGGTGCCCTCTTTTCAAAGGTCTCTGATGAACCCCAGGCGTCCAGGGTGCATCGCCCCCTCCTTGGATCACATGTATGTGCCCATCTCCTCATTACCACCCCCTAAACAGCAACGTCAATCCACTGATCATCTCATTAGTCGCATATATTACATCACTTCGGAGCAACTCAACGAATTTCAATCACTAGCCTGCACTAATGGATACAAAAGGACCAAGCTTGAGTCTTTCAGTGCCTTCCTATGGAAACTGATAGCAGTCCTTGCTGCCAAGGACGGTTTCAATTGTACCAAGATGGGGATTGTGGTGGATGGAAGGGTCAGATTAGGTGAAGGAGATGAAGAGAAAGCGAGTTCAATGAGTTGCTATTTCGGAAATGTTCTTTCCATTCCGTTTGCAGGGCAGAGAGTAAGTGAACTGATAGAGAAACCGTTGTGGTGGGTGGCTAATCAGGTACATGACTTCCTGGAGCAAGCAGTGACAAGGGAACACTTCCTGGGCCTGATTGACTGGGTTGAAGCTCATCGTCCTGAGCCAGCACTATCTAAGATATATAGCAAGGGCGGCGAGGAGGGACCGGCTTTTGTAGTGTCATCGGGGCAGCGTTTCCCGGTTTCGAAAGTGGATTTCGGATGGGGTAGACCTGTATTCGGGTCATACCATTTTCCTTGGGGAGGGGATTCCGGATATGTCATGCCGATGGCGAGTCCTGGTAGAGAAGGTGATTGGGTGGTGTACATGCACCTCTTAAAAAGGCAGTTGGAGCTGATCGAGGCGGAAGCTAGCGATGTGTTGAGGCCCCTTACTTCAGATTACCTTGaacttgattaa